GCGTGGGAGAGTAGGTCACCGCCAAACCTAATAAAGAACCAAATAGCGTATCCTCTCAAAACGATGACTTAAATACAAAACGCCGGTAGCAAAAAGCTGCCGGCGTTTTGCATTCGAGGGCTTAGAAATGTCGTTGAAACACCATAAGTAGAACAATTCATACCCCGATCCAGCCAAGCTCACGGTCGGGTTATCAAGGTTGTCATTGATACAATGCATTCGGCTGCCTCACCTGCTTGCTCGCATATGGTAAATAAGCATGAAGAAAAACTACACTATCGCCTTGTTGATTATTTTGGGGCTTCCTTGGGCAATTACAACGCTCAGATTTAAACTGGATGTGCCTTCTGGATGGTGGGAAATAGTTCTGTCCTTGATCTGGTTGCTTGCGTTTGGTTACCTTGCACTCAAAATCCAAGTCGCTGTGCTTAAGTATTTATCGAACAAGCACTAAACATTCTTGCTAAGGGGAAACCTGTAAGTCTTACCGCTTTGATTGTCCACTTCACGCGTCTAACACGCGACTTCCTACAGGTGTCTGCGGTCCCCGAATTGACCAGTTGAACATTCGAAGTCGTTACCTTTCAGGATGCCGTTGAGTGAACTCCTTGTGAGCATGGCTTGATAGGAGACTTATAAACTGCAAGGTGAAAAGGATTGCCAAAGCAGAGAACCAGCATGCGCCTCTTCTCCCTCACCCTCCTTACCATGACCGCTTTCGCGGCGAACTCTCTGCTTAACCGGGCGGGGTTGGCCGAGGGTGCCATCGGTCCTGCTGGCTTTGCCGCGATACGGGTAGTTTCCGGCGCGGTGATGTTGTGGGTGTTGATGGTCTTGGGGCAGAGGGCTGCTCCCAAACGCCCTGCGCCTGATTGGATCTCGGCCGGGGCGCTTGCCACTTATCTTCTGGGCTTTTCCTTTGCCTATGTCGCGTTGGATGCGGGGCTGGGGGCTCTGGTGTTGTTCGCCATCGTGCAAGTCACGATGTTTGCGGGCGCGGTGCGGGCGGGGGATCGGATCCCGGTGCTCAGATGGGGCGGCATGGCCGTGTCAATGTTGGGGCTGGCTTATCTGATTTGGCCGACAGAAAGTGTGCAGCTTTCCATGCTCCCTTTGATCTTGATGACTGCCGCGGCAATAGGGTGGGGTATCTATTCCTTGATCGGGCGCCGTGCAGTGGAGCCGTTAAAGGCAACTGCATGGAATTTCATCTATGCCACGCCTATCGTCCTAGTCGTCACGCTGCCGTTTGTCTGGGGCGAGACGCTGTCCACCCCCGGTATTCTTTTGGCCGTCACCTCGGGCGCGATCACATCCGGCCTTGGCTATGCGCTTTGGTATCGTGTCCTTCCGCAACTGGGCGCCAGCACTGGCGCGCTCGTTCAGCTTTCGGTTCCGGTGATCGCCATGCTGGCAGGGGTGATCTTGCTGGGGGAAACCGTTGGATTGCGCGAGGTCACGGCCTCAATCCTTGTGTTGGGCGGCATCGCCATCGGGCTGATTGTTCGCAAATAGCGGCGAAGGCTGGGATTCCGTCAGCTATATGGATGTCTATTGGACCCCCATTCGCGGCATCAAAGGTATCGAAGTTGATTTGGATAAAGGTTCAATTCGCGGGTTCGACGGCAATTTCAGACGTGTGAGAGTAGGTCACCGCCGAACCCAATAAAGACCCAGTAAGAATTCTCTCAGACGATGACAAATATACCAACGCCGGAAGCTAAATAGCTGCCGGCGTTTTGCGTGAAAGCGGGCCAAATTCGACCTGAGTACATTTTTCTGCTACAATCGGGGGCAGAAAATTCATTTATCGCCTAATTGATGAGACCTATTGATACTCATATTATCGCGAACATTTCGTTCGAGATGCAGGCCGCCGGATCATTTGATGAGCGGTGGAACACGGCAAACACCATACTGAATCAACTTGGGGCAGATGCGATTACAGCTTCAGCTATTAAGGCGAGTACGGGCGAGGTGAAATGGTTTAAAAGTTCACTCGAACAGCATGTCGTTGACGCCTATGTCGAACGAGAAATGTACCGGATAGATTCCTTAGTTTCGCATGCGGCACAAAATGGAGGACCGGTTGTCTGGGGCGCTGAACGTGCATTCACCAACGCAAAGTCTCAAGCTGAACGTGAGTTTTCAGGGTTTGTGCTTGATTGCGGCTATAAGCTGATCGTTTCAAACTCGATGCCTCGAAGCTTAAACGGAATAGTGCGCAACCTTTCATATTGCTCGAAAATGAGCATCAGTGATTTTCGGCGTCATGGCATCCGGAAAGCTGTGCAATCCGCCATCAATCAGATCCTGCCTTGGATCGGATGGCCAGAGATGGATTCGCAAACGCCAAACCTTATCCCAGTGCGGGTCAAGCTGACAGGACGCGAGCGCGAGGCGTTGGCTTATCTGTCTAACGGTCTCATGAATGCGCGGATTGCGCAGTCCATGGGAGTATCAGAAGCGATGGTCGCGAAGCATTTGCAGTCAGCAAAGAAGAAACTAAAGGCCAAAACACGCGAGCAAGCAGTGGCAATCGCGATAATGGATCGCCTGATTCAGCTGTAAAGGTATCAATATCTATACCTGTCTCCAAAGCTGCAGAGTCGGATAATTGTATCTGATTTGAAATGACTGCTTTGGGGAGGGGCTTTCAAATGCCGAATTTTACATACTTTAATGGAAACCAGGGTGCATACCGCTGGGGTGACCTGAACACCGATGACTATAATGTGAACACTTGGAATTCGAGTGGCGCGACGCTTGTCTATAACGGTAACGACGGGCCCTATGACCCGACGCGCAGCCCATATCGGGCCGAACTTGTATTTGCGAACGCTGTGGAACACACAATCGAGACTGGCCCAGATGCTGGGGATACTGTGTTTATCGGCGGAAAGCTAAAGACGATCCGTTACTACAACAAAAATGGCGATCTCATCATGGAGATCACAGGTCTAGACATCAGCTTGTCTTGGTTGTCAGCGCAGTTGCGCAGCAACGACCTCTACGATTTGGGTAGAGCGATCTATGCAAAAGGGGCGACGTTCATTGGCTCAAACGATGGTAGCGGCCCTGATAGTGATTGGACTGGTGAGAGCATCAATACTAGCTATCGCAACGACAAGGTGAAAGCCAAAGGGGGGGACGACTATATCTCTGACTTTGGCGGAGCCGACGTTTATAACGGCGGCGGAGGCTGGGATACCGTCAGCTATATGGAAGTCTATTGGAACCCCCATCTTGGCACCAAAGGTATCAAAGTCGATTTCAACAAAGGCACAATTCGCGGGTACGACGGCAAGGTTGACACGATCAAAAGCATTGAAGGTGTGCGTGGTACCTACATGAAAGACACGTTTTATGGGGACAAGAAAGACAATGCCTTCATGGGGTTGGCCGGCAACGATTATATCAATGGTCGGGGTGGGTTTGACTACGTCCAGTATAGAAGAGATGACCAGCAAGGCGGCACGGACGGGGTAAAGGTCGACCTAAAAGCGGGGACGGCGCGTGACGGTTTCGGGAACACCGATACACTGGTCAGCATCGAAGGCGCTGGGGGAACCGATTACAACGACGTGTTCCGCGACAACAAAAAGGATAACTTCTTCCGAGGCCGGGATGGAGACGACCGTTTCATTCTGACCAAGGGGGATGACCGCGTCCGTGGCGATGATGGTGCGGACACCTTCGTGTTTAAGAGCAACAACTGGGAACATGACTGGATCGAAGATTTCGACGATTCCGAAGGCGACAAGATCGAGCTGAACCATGCAACTCAGTTTTCCGACCTGACGATCTTTCAGGATGGCTCGAATACGGTGATTGAATATCAGGGCAACAGCATCACGTTGGAAGACTTCACGGCGACCGATTTGGATGCGGGCGATTTCATTTTTGTTTGATGCGACCAGGCACCCGCGCCGTGTATTTCGGGCGGGTGCCTGCTCAACTTTGGTAAGAAACGGTGATTCTGGGTGATTTGACTGGGGAAGACGTCTGAGTTTAGCCTGTCAAACAATGGGTAAAGTATCGTTCCGAACTAACCAATGAGCCAGTCCGTGCTATCTGACATCTTAGTAATAGCTGCGGCTACGGCTTTCGTTCTGGGCTATCTGATTATCAATCAGATAGCGCTGCGATTTATGCTGCTTGTCGGGACCGGGCTGTATATCTGGTACTATGCAGTTGTTGCAGACAGCCCGCTATGGGCAGCCATCTGGGCAAGCGCGGCCACCGGCACGGCAAATATTGTGGGACTGACCAGCCTTTTCTTAAGAAAGTCCAAATGGATTATCCCGAACCGTGACAAGGATTTGTATCCTGAATTCGAAGCGTTGCCCCCAGGTGATTTCCGCCAACTCGTGCTGTTGGCCCGTCGCGAAACACGTATGAAAAACGAGGTTCTGACAACCTCTGGGTCTGCAGTGACGTCACTGTTTTACGTAATTTCTGGACGGGTTGAGATCCGAAAAAAGGGAAGCGTGTTTTCTATGCGCAGTGGCAACTTCGTGGGTGAAGTTGCCTTTTTGACCAACGAAGCTGCTTCGGCGACCACGCTGATGGCCACAGATGGCGAATTACTGTGCTGGGATGTCGAGCAGCTTCGGCGTCGCGCCGAGCGGGATACGCGGTTCCGTCTGGCGTTGGACGCAATGATTTCGTTGGATCTGGCGTACAAGGTCGCGAATGCCGGATCTCCAATCGCAGAACCTGCATCTGCTCACACCAAAGCGATGTGACCCTATTGCGCGTAGCGTAGAAGCAAGGTTTCCAGCCCGGGATTTGGAGTGGGGTGTCCAAGCCCTCCGTTCGAGCGATGGTCCAGAGAAATCCCAATGCGTTCACCCGAAGAGCGATAAGCGCCAGCTTCAATGCCGGATCGGAACTCGACCGGATACCCCAAGCGCGGCCCATCATTCGATCGCATCCACCATCCTGGAACGAAACTGAGTTCTGCAAATCCGGGGCCGCTTGGCATGCGGAACTCGTTCACAGCCCCGGCACCGATCCAGACATCGCCAAGGTTATCAACAGACAGGCCAACAACCGGGCGAAACGGTCCGAAACTGACGGGAAGGTCGTGTCGATAGTAAACTTCGCCCCCAATCGAATCTGCTTCAAATATGACGCTGCCCGCAGACATGGTGTGGCGAGCGATCTCCATCGCGGGTTTGACGCAACCACGATCGCAGTGATTGACCAACATGTCGATCAACCCTGTAAGCAGAAACAAAATGGCCAGTGTGCCGTCCATGAAACCCTCATTTGTTCCCAAAGACTTAGCGAACTAAGTCAGCGGTGTCACCAGCCGGAAACTGACTTCGCATTTTGTGGCAGTTTTTTTGCCGATTGCGCTTGAGCTTCCCGAAGCCCGGGACTATATACGCAATACTACTGGCGCGGGATGGAGCAGCCCGGTAGCTCGTCAGGCTCATAACCTGAAGGTCGTAGGTTCAAATCCTACTCCCGCAACCAAAAGCTGATTAGTAATCAGGTACTTAAAGGTCGCCCTTGGGCGGCCTTTTTGTTTGGGTGATTGCTTGTGGAAGCAATTGGAAGCGTTTCACGGAGCAAGAGGTGGAACGCGAGAGGTGATTTCCGCGGTCTCGCTTTTTGATGTCTGATCATTCAGCGGCGACGCTGGATCGGCGACCTTGCCCCGTTAGATGTCAGTGAAGAACAGGTTGTTCGGGTTTTAAGCTGGCTCGCTCGGTTCCTAGCGCCGTTTTTCGATGTTCAAGATCATCCATCTTCGCCTTCAAGCCGGGATGAAAAATTCCTTCGGTGATGGCCTCGATTATTCTGGCGATTTGCGTGGTGACCTTTACGAGCTCGCGTTCCTAGTCCGCTGTGGTTTTCCATGAGCAGTTCTGTGTGTAAGGGCGCATGGCGCAGGTCTGAATAAGGTTTCGGGTGACGTAGGGGAATAAAAAATACCACGTGCAGCAGAATTGCTTGACTTATTAACCATCATGTCAAAACGTGGCGCGGAGCTGCAGGTTTCCTGCGGAAGCGCGACAATATTGGAATGGTTGGATAATTTTTGGTTCCGCGGGGCGCATGAAATCCCAATTGCGGTCAGGTTTATTCAACTAGAAGGGGATAGCCTAGTGTGGATGAGAAAAGGGTGCTTTGGCGCCAACGAGAAAGTGTCTTTTGAGAAAACGCGAGAAGCGGCA
The Aliiroseovarius pelagivivens DNA segment above includes these coding regions:
- a CDS encoding acyloxyacyl hydrolase: MDGTLAILFLLTGLIDMLVNHCDRGCVKPAMEIARHTMSAGSVIFEADSIGGEVYYRHDLPVSFGPFRPVVGLSVDNLGDVWIGAGAVNEFRMPSGPGFAELSFVPGWWMRSNDGPRLGYPVEFRSGIEAGAYRSSGERIGISLDHRSNGGLGHPTPNPGLETLLLRYAQ
- a CDS encoding cyclic nucleotide-binding domain-containing protein, with translation MLSDILVIAAATAFVLGYLIINQIALRFMLLVGTGLYIWYYAVVADSPLWAAIWASAATGTANIVGLTSLFLRKSKWIIPNRDKDLYPEFEALPPGDFRQLVLLARRETRMKNEVLTTSGSAVTSLFYVISGRVEIRKKGSVFSMRSGNFVGEVAFLTNEAASATTLMATDGELLCWDVEQLRRRAERDTRFRLALDAMISLDLAYKVANAGSPIAEPASAHTKAM
- a CDS encoding response regulator transcription factor; translated protein: MQAAGSFDERWNTANTILNQLGADAITASAIKASTGEVKWFKSSLEQHVVDAYVEREMYRIDSLVSHAAQNGGPVVWGAERAFTNAKSQAEREFSGFVLDCGYKLIVSNSMPRSLNGIVRNLSYCSKMSISDFRRHGIRKAVQSAINQILPWIGWPEMDSQTPNLIPVRVKLTGREREALAYLSNGLMNARIAQSMGVSEAMVAKHLQSAKKKLKAKTREQAVAIAIMDRLIQL
- a CDS encoding DMT family transporter, translating into MTAFAANSLLNRAGLAEGAIGPAGFAAIRVVSGAVMLWVLMVLGQRAAPKRPAPDWISAGALATYLLGFSFAYVALDAGLGALVLFAIVQVTMFAGAVRAGDRIPVLRWGGMAVSMLGLAYLIWPTESVQLSMLPLILMTAAAIGWGIYSLIGRRAVEPLKATAWNFIYATPIVLVVTLPFVWGETLSTPGILLAVTSGAITSGLGYALWYRVLPQLGASTGALVQLSVPVIAMLAGVILLGETVGLREVTASILVLGGIAIGLIVRK